The DNA region TGGCTTCGACAGCCTTGAGGTAGTGCAGGACGCCCGAATAGACACCCGCATGAACCATCGTCGGCATCTTGCCGTCGTTTTGTTCAGCGAAGCGCTCCGACCATTCACGGGTCTCATCATTGAGGTCCCAGTAGAAGCTCTCCGTCAGCACCAGATCCTGAGCGGCTTCGAGCCCGAGCGCGTTGACGTCGGTAATGAAGATCAGAAGACCTGCCAGGTTCTGGCCGGCTTGCGTAATCCCGAACTCGGCGGCCTGTTTGATGGCGTTGACCGTGTCGCCACCGGCATTGGCAAGGCCAATCACGTCGGCGCCCGAGGCCTGAGCCTGGAGCAGGTAGGACGAGAAATCGGTGCCGGGGAAGGGGTGCCGCGCCGTGCCCATGACCTGTCCACCGGCAGCTTCGACCACCTTAGAGGTCTCTTCCTCAAGCGAGTGGCCAAAGGCGTAGTCAGCCGTGATGAAGAACCAGTCGGTGTTGCCCTGGTCCACCATGGCTCCGCCAGTGCCCTGGGCCAAGGCGTAGGTGTCGTAGGTCCAGTGGATGGTATTGGGCGAGCACTGTTCACCGGTGAGCGCCGTAGAGCCGGCGCCGGAGTTGATGAAGACCTTGTCCTTTTCCCGGGTGACTTCCGAGACCGCCAGGGCGGCCGAGGACGTTGGCACGTCCACGATCAGGTCGACGCCGTCCTGGTCGTACCACTGACGGGCAATGTTGGAGGCCACGTCTGGCTTGTTCTGATGGTCGGCCGAGATGATCTCGACGTTGATCCCCTTTTCGGCTGCGTTGAAATCCTCCACGGCCATGCGGGCGGCGATGACCGAGCCTTCGCCGGAAAGGTCGGCATAAACGCCGGACCGATCGTTGAGCACGCCAATCTTGATGTCCGTTGCCATGGCCGTGCCGGCCATGAGGGTGGTGGCAAAGGCTGCCAGTAGAAGTTTGGTCGTCATAATCGTTTCTCCTCCCGATTACTTCTGGCCCGTTGCGGGCAATCACTTACACGCCGAGATAGGCGTGAAGCTTGGCTGTGTTGGCCGTCAGGTCGGCATTGGGTATCATGTCGATCACCCGCCCCTGCTCGACCACGTAGTGCCGATCCGCGACCGAAGCCGCGAAGCGGAAATTCTGCTCCACCAGAACGATGGTGAAGCCCTGCGCCTTGAGCGTTGCCAAGGTGCGTCCGATCTGCTGAACGATGACGGGCGCAAGGCCTTCGGTTGGTTCATCGAGCAGCAGGAACTTGGCGCCGGTGCGCAGAATTCGACCGATGGCCAACATCTGCTGCTCTCCCCCCGAGAGCTTGGTGCCCTGACCGGTGAGGCGCTCCCGCAGGTTGGGGAACATGTCGAGCACTTCGGCGCGGGTGAGGCCGCCCGGGCGCACCGTGGGCGGCAGCATCAGGTTTTCGTCGACTGAAAGCGATGAGAAGATGCCGCGCTCCTCGGGACAAAAGGCGATGCCGGCGCGGGCTATCTGGCGCGGGGGCAGGCTGATCAGTTCGCGACCTTCGAACTGCACGGAACCCTCGCGTCGAGGCAGCAGGCCCATGATGGCCCGCAGCGTGCTGGTCTTGCCGGCGCCGTTGCGGCCAAGCAGCGTCACTACTTCGCCCGGCTGCACATCAAAACTGATGCCGTGCAGCACGTGGCTTTCGCCGTACCAACCTTGGAGATCCCGCACCGCCAGTTGCGGGGCCAACGTGTCCATGTGCAGAGCCTCACTCATGGCCGCCTCCAATATAGGCTTCCACCACCTGCGGGTCTTTCGAAACCTCGTCGTAGCTACCCTCTGCAAGGACCTCGCCGCGCGCGAGCACGGTAATGCGGTCGGACAAATCCGCCACAACGGAGAGGTTGTGCTCGACCATCAGGATGGTTCGCTTCGCCGAGATCCGGCGGATGAGAGCCGAAATGCGGGTGACGTCTTCCTGAGCCATGCCAGCCATTGGCTCGTCGAGCAGCATCATTTCGGGTTCCAGAGCCAAAGTGGTGGCGATCTCAAGCGCCCGCTTGCGGCCATAGGAGAGATCGCCCGCCTGGCTGGTGGCATAGTCAACAAGACCAACCTCTTCGACCCGGTGCAGAGCGTCGCCATCGAGTTCCGCCAGCACTTTCTCGGAGCGCCAGAAGTCGAAGCTGTCACCGCGTTGCCGGCGCTGCAGCGCAACCCTGACATTTTCCAGCACGGTCAGCTGCGGGAACACTGCCGAAATCTGGAAGGAGCGGATGACGCCCATGTGGGCAATCGCGGCGGGCGACATGCGAGTGATGTCGCGACCGTTGAAACGAATGCAGCCGGCGCTGGGCTGGAGGAACTTGGTTAGAAGATTGAAACAGGTGGTCTTGCCGGCGCCGTTCGGCCCGATCAGCGCGTGAATGGAGCCGCGGCGGACATCGAGATTGACGCCATTAACGGCGACGAACCCAGCGAAACGCTTGGTCAGTCCTTGAGCCGAAAGGATCACGTCATTTGCTGGTGAGGTCATTTGGCAGTCCACCCGCCGTCGATGGAAATGGTTGTACCGGTTATAGAGCGCGCCCAGTCCGAGCAGAGATAGGCAGCGAGTTCGGCGATTTCTTCAGGCTGGACGAATTTGCGCGTGGGCTGCGGCGCCAACATGATTTGGCGGACAACTTCGTCTTCGCTGAGATTGTGCACCTTGGCCTGGTCCGTCACCTGTTTGGCCACGAGTGGTGTCCAGACATAACCGGGGCAGATGGCATTGACCGTGATACCCTTTTCAGCGACCTCCAAGGCAACAGTCTTGGTGAGACCGACCACGCCGTGCTTGGTGGCAACATAGGCTGACTTGAACGGCGAGGCTCGTAGGCCGTGCGCGGACGCGACATTGATGATACGCCCCCAGCCGCGCTGCGCCATTCCGGGCACGGCGCCGCGCGTGGTATGGAAAGCGGAATCGAGACTGACCGCAATGATGCGGTCCCAGTCGGCGGGCGGGAATTCCTCCACCGCAGCGACCTTTTGAACGCCGGCATTGTTGACCAGCACATCGAGCGTGCCGAAATCGGCAATCACCCGCTCGACTAGAGCATGGCTCGCTGTCCCGTCCGCGAGGTCCGCTCGGTAATAGCCGATGCGGCCGCTGGCGCAGCCCCGCAAGCCTGCAATTAAATGGGCAATTTCGGCTTCCGCCTCGAAGCTGTTGACCGCTACGTCATAGCCGAGTTCAGCGAACTTCCTGGCAATGGCCAGGCCAATGCCACTGGTCGAACCCGTGACCAATGCGGTGCGCTTTGGCTCGCTCACTCCGTCTCCATCCCCTTTGTCGCGGACCTTTGCGGCCCGATCTAGTTGGAGAAGGTATTGCAGCTTTCGTGCCAAAGCCGAAGTTAAGCGTTTGCGGGAGTATTGGCTGGAACAAAGTGTCCGAACGACCGGACAGGTCCGGACTCCGTCCGGCTTGCCGGACAATCAGATCGCGTGGCGCTTGAGCTTTTCGTAGAACTGGGATCGGGATACACCCAGCCGCCGCGCCGCCGCCGACTTGCTGCCGTTGCTGGCAGCGATGGCGTCGATCAGCGCCTGCCGTTCCGTGGCCGCCAGGGTGGTCGATAGACCGCCGGATCTGAAGGTAGCGGGAGAAGCGGCGCGTTTGGGCAGGGCGCGGGTCACAAGGCCGGAATCGATAACTTCGCTTGGAGCTATGGCGGCGGCGCGTTCTAGAACGTTGCGCAGTTCGCGCACATTGCCTGGCCAATCGTACCTCACCAGCGCCTGGACAGCGTCGACCTGGAGG from Devosia sp. RR2S18 includes:
- a CDS encoding 3-hydroxybutyrate dehydrogenase, with protein sequence MSEPKRTALVTGSTSGIGLAIARKFAELGYDVAVNSFEAEAEIAHLIAGLRGCASGRIGYYRADLADGTASHALVERVIADFGTLDVLVNNAGVQKVAAVEEFPPADWDRIIAVSLDSAFHTTRGAVPGMAQRGWGRIINVASAHGLRASPFKSAYVATKHGVVGLTKTVALEVAEKGITVNAICPGYVWTPLVAKQVTDQAKVHNLSEDEVVRQIMLAPQPTRKFVQPEEIAELAAYLCSDWARSITGTTISIDGGWTAK
- a CDS encoding ABC transporter ATP-binding protein; this encodes MTSPANDVILSAQGLTKRFAGFVAVNGVNLDVRRGSIHALIGPNGAGKTTCFNLLTKFLQPSAGCIRFNGRDITRMSPAAIAHMGVIRSFQISAVFPQLTVLENVRVALQRRQRGDSFDFWRSEKVLAELDGDALHRVEEVGLVDYATSQAGDLSYGRKRALEIATTLALEPEMMLLDEPMAGMAQEDVTRISALIRRISAKRTILMVEHNLSVVADLSDRITVLARGEVLAEGSYDEVSKDPQVVEAYIGGGHE
- a CDS encoding ABC transporter substrate-binding protein, coding for MTTKLLLAAFATTLMAGTAMATDIKIGVLNDRSGVYADLSGEGSVIAARMAVEDFNAAEKGINVEIISADHQNKPDVASNIARQWYDQDGVDLIVDVPTSSAALAVSEVTREKDKVFINSGAGSTALTGEQCSPNTIHWTYDTYALAQGTGGAMVDQGNTDWFFITADYAFGHSLEEETSKVVEAAGGQVMGTARHPFPGTDFSSYLLQAQASGADVIGLANAGGDTVNAIKQAAEFGITQAGQNLAGLLIFITDVNALGLEAAQDLVLTESFYWDLNDETREWSERFAEQNDGKMPTMVHAGVYSGVLHYLKAVEATEGKVTSDLMSTMKEMPTDDPLLGEGRVREDGRKIHDMYLFQVKSPDESTGAWDYYELLATIPGEEAFRPLEEGGCELVAQQ
- a CDS encoding ABC transporter ATP-binding protein; the encoded protein is MSEALHMDTLAPQLAVRDLQGWYGESHVLHGISFDVQPGEVVTLLGRNGAGKTSTLRAIMGLLPRREGSVQFEGRELISLPPRQIARAGIAFCPEERGIFSSLSVDENLMLPPTVRPGGLTRAEVLDMFPNLRERLTGQGTKLSGGEQQMLAIGRILRTGAKFLLLDEPTEGLAPVIVQQIGRTLATLKAQGFTIVLVEQNFRFAASVADRHYVVEQGRVIDMIPNADLTANTAKLHAYLGV